The stretch of DNA GGACATTTGGACGTGATCCAAATAGTCCAATAGTGGTAACATAATAGTAGGTGACTCAATAGACTAGTAAAAATAGGCTAGTAAAAattgtcatatttttattatttgcataacACGTGCAGCCAATGCTGATGATCCAAGATACTAGATCAAGTGTCATAACCATTTAGAAGACACAATTTTGTTTGTTCATGTTGAATTCAAGTGTGAGTGATCAAGTCTCATATTGATTAAAAATGAGTAAAACATTCTATATATAAGAGTGGTAACCTATATACCCATTGACTTAAGGGTTTGGATGGAGACGTGGTGTCAAAGTCTCTTGTAAATTCTGGAGCATTTGGCCCGTTGTTATTCTCGACGCTCCCTCAAACTCCtcaacaagtggtatcagagtcAATTCAAGTATGAGTGGTTAATCTCACATTCACTAAGAATTGAAtaaatgttggatatataaAAGAGGTGACCCATATACCTAATGCTTTAAAATTTTGAGTGGAAATGTGGTGTTAAAGTCTCTCGATAAGACAATAGCCACACACCACCTCCATACGATAAACACCCCGTCCCTCAAAATTCTTTGTTCTTTCCTTCTTTCAACAGACAATAGCTGCATAGCTTGAGATGAATcaatggatttttttttgttcgTTTACTTTGACACCATTCTCACCAATTTAAAGCTTATAAAATCTGACTCATAACTATTatgtaatattaaaataatatatatatatatataataataataataataataataataataataataataattcaacattttatcaccataataaattaaaaatatttttaaatagatacaTATTTATGATAGACCAAAATAAAATGAtagaaaaataacaaactcatATTGAGGCATAATAGTTCTCCCTAAAAACAacactaaaaatagaaatttacttttttaaatcaATAGATATTGCAacacatatataattaaataaaattggaTAATGGTTCATacttatcaaaattttatattttaagataaactaaTATAGAATCACAAACTTGTAAATCACTAGTAAAATTGATagttttactaattttattagagTTTTCATAAACTCGTAAGAGTTTATCAAACATAAAATCTACATGCATACTGTCTTGTTTCGTTTCTATgacttaaaataataaacttgTAAAAGTTTAAGAATTAACTTTGAGAGTTTAACAACATTGCATATTCTTTGTGGTAAGGACTGGTGCTTCGTGATAACACTTGGTGAAAGCAAATTACATGTGATGTTATTATAAAATGTCAATTATTTGGTAAGTCAAAAGGTTGCACATTAGTTTTAGAATATTCGTAACAAGTGTTTGTtaagaaaaaacaatgaaactTTATATTAAAAACACTAAGCTTTAAACTTTTAATCAATTGAATACACAATTTTTCatgcatatttaatattttctctatCATAAAATAATTGGGTTATTTGATCATTTCACACATATTAATAAAAGTGTATGAATGAAAGAGAGaatactaattttattaaaacatcTTTTGGTAGGTATTAGTACATTATCAGTgtcataaataaaaagtaaaagatattatatgaaaaataaaataagtaatattaattagatgataCAATAGAAAATAAGTACATTAGAAATTGAAatgatcaattattttaaaacactttttttaacaaatggatcaattattttaaaatgaaagaagtaataaattatctttttaaattctttaataaGTGTTCTACAAAAATTTCTTATGGGGAGTTAAGCCTTGTCTAAGGTTTCATATACATTTTTGTGCATGAACGTAGCGCCATAGATTGTGTGTTAAGTAACTACAGTGTTTCAAAGAAAATATGGTATAAGATCCCAAAATAGGTTAAGTCTAATGTCATACGTCTCGTCTCagactttttttaaaacttattattatgcTTAATAGgccgatatatatatatatataattttattattatttattaacattgatatttatttgttagtaatttagtatttattgaataaaaaaatgtataattttattactttttttatatttattattttattagtttttcttatatatagaGGTCTAatttagtctatttaaaaaaatataaaatatactatttaaatgctttaatataaataagtttttaaatagacttttcaatcaaacttttaaaaaaaattaaataaaaaaaaaatatatgatagaCCGTAGGCCAAACTCATACTAATTGTAAGTTAGTCTATTCTCACTCCTATTCACCTGCTACAACGcaataaaaataagtttattttctcACCACCCCACATGTATTTCGGATGCATACTTAATTGTagaaaaatcacatttttttctcccaaaaatatattttgggaTATGTGCTGttgttttttaataagaaaaagaccctaaaaattgaataaaataattaaaatcagaTAAATCTATCTTTCACCTCCTCACCTTTACTTTTTACCTcttaaaacacataaaaatacaaTCTTATCCCCTATTATTTGATAGTCAgatttttctaaattattaaaatttcgaTAATATcacatttttgaattttttttaaattctaaaaaattgcattttaagagtttcacattcatccaaaatttttaaaaatttgtcaaCTTTTGAAAGAATTGCATTTCGGAACTTTCTTATCCAttcaaagttttgaaattttttttaacttttgaaaatattgCATTTCGACGTTTTCACATTCatccaaaaatttcaaatttttggatCAATTGTTTCATATTCattcaaagttttaaaaaaattatatttaaaaaatctcacattcatttaaaatttcaaaattcttttaaatttttcaaaaaatttaattattaagtaGTAGGaagtaaaaaaagtaaaattatttttttatatactttaagGTGGGAGACAAAGATGAAAAGGTGGGAGATAAATTTCTCTCAAAAGTATTCAAGCGAACTTATTCCCGAAGTGACCCAATTTGCTCAAAAAGCCCAAGATACATTCATTAATTATAAAAGGAATAGTTTTttgagaaaatagaaaatgcatTATACTAGCATTTAAAGAGTATTTTATATTCCAGCAAATCATAaacattttgaaattaattgtaTAATGAgtgataattttattagatgacaattaaactcaatttattttgagtattaataatttaaggtAAATGGTCATTGTCAGAGAAGAGCTAAAAGGCTAGAAATTTGGAGTACTAACCTTAGAAAAGGATTTGTAACCAAAACGAAGTCCTCATAAAGGGAAAACAAAGAGAAATTAGAATATTTACATAAGTTTACTTCACCTCCAATAAAACTTaagttaaagtaattttttttttaaagtaacaatttatatataaatataaaattataccgttcatatataattttattttataccgttaatacataattattacacttttttctttattaattattcttattttgtacataataaaaataatgataatttatacttttatctttattaattattcttattttgtaCATAATGATAAGTGAATTATATAATtagaaaaacataaattaagtaattaagttgttgaaaatgaaattcattttaaataatttttctttaaacatATAACAGAAAATCcacaaaaaatgaataaagcACAATTAATTATTCTAGTGCTACTACACTACAAGGAAGAGAAACTGACCTTGTCGCAGCCTGGGACCAGCTCTTGTAAAAGCTTCATACGAGCATTAATCTTCTCTCTCCTAGCCTACAACACAAAAGCGAttgatttatattaaaaaaaaaatacttcatTTATACATTAAAGTGATTGAACTTAAACaaactaattaattagtgaTTAATGAGGAAATTACTCGCTCTGCTAAGCTATGGCTATCTGTGGCTTGACCACGTCGAACGCGAACATGGACGTACGGAAGCTTCTCACCGTCACCNNNNNNNNNNNNNNNNNNNNNNNNNNNNNNNNNNNNNNNNNNNNNNNNNNNNNNNNNNNNNNNNNNNNNNNNNNNNNNNNNNNNNNNNNNNNNNNNNNNNNNNNNNNNNNNNNNNNNNNNNNNNNNNNNNNNNNNNNNNNNNNNNNNNNNNNNNNNNNNNNNNNNNNNNNNNNNNNNNNNNNNNNNNNNNNNNNNNNNNNNNNNNNNNNNNNNNNNNNNNNNNNNNNNNNNNNNNNNNNNNNNNNNNNNNNNNNNNNNNNNNNNNNNNNNNNNNNNNNACGCTCTTGCTCTTCTTCGCCGAACCTTTAGCcttaatttcaaaaaatcatcGATTATTTCGTGTTTTGAGAACTTAATTCTACTGAAAAAACAGAAACCCTAATTTCTCATAATTCTTTCAATTGGGGGATACTGTAAGTCGTTACCTTCTTCTCTGGCTCCTTTCTCTTCGCGGTTCTCTGATTCTTGTTCTCAACAGCTGGATCCGAAACGCACTCTTGCGTCGAGCAAGGGTTCGAATCGGTCTCTTGAGGCTCGTTCTTCACACTTTCCAAATTCGCTCCAGACCCTACCGAAAAAAGCCGCGCCTCTCCCAGCGAATTCTCACCGGCAAACACGGAGAATTTCGCGGCGCGTTCAATCAACGCGGCGTTGGTAGGAAAGGTCAAAGTCAAATTTCCGTTGGAAGAGTTCGGAAGATAGGGTTTCTGATTCACGCCGACGTGGCAGCAAGGCAGTCTCCGGGAGGCGGTTCCGTCGCAATCCGGCAAGTGAAGGAGCTCAACGGCTTGCGTCGGCGGTAGCTCAAGCAGCGCGGTGAATGAGCTTGCGTTTTCCGGCGCGGGAGCCGGCACCATGATTCCTTGGATTTCTTCGTCAAATTGAACAGAATCGAGTACAGTGCCGTCATGAATGGATCCATGCAATCCTACTGTAGCTTGTTCCATtgaggaaagaaaataaaatgaaatgaaatatcCAATTTAACCTAACAGacctaaaatagtaaaaatttcttcaatttgACGAGTATTCAAACTGTGACAGTGTTGAAAAGAATGTTTAAGTTAATGGATGGAAAATGTGGAGGGAATGAATTTTGTTGGGAGTGTGTGATTATAAAAAAAGCAGTGAGAGTGTTTTAATGGCGGTCAATCTGTTACTGTTACTGTTTCTGTTTCTCTCTCTTGTTCTGTGTTTTTGTCTCTGAGATTGCTTCTCAGCCATTTGAAGTACTGAGAAAGCAACGTTACTACGTCTACGGTTACTCTACTACTGTGTTGCATTATACGGGTACGGTTCCATACAGTTTCCTTGTGAGACAGTAAAAAGAAAATCAGGGACCACCACCTATACTTGGGTCCACTTTGATCTAGGAATATCATTTTCTAGTTTTTTAAGTTTtgctattatatttatatttttctgaaaattttGATTTCGGTTGTTGAAGTAGTATCTTCGATATCCATTATCCACCGTTGTTTCGTCCTTGTTAGGATTACGGAGATTCCATGTAAGGAATTGTGTTGCATTTGTGCTGTTGTGTGGATGAAAAGAATCCCGTTGGAGTATTCCCTGTCATCATTTTATGTGAATTTTGTTGCTTTTCACGAATTGTTGATATGAGTTAATAATTGGTAAATCTCTGTAATCTAATCTATCTACGCTTTTCTTCATGAAGCTAAGATAATTTCATACGTGATCAGAAGCGTGATTGACTTTATAAAGAAGTTTTGCTATGTTTAGTTCCTTGAAAAGCCTTTCTAATTCATTCATTAGCTCATTATGGAATCTTGgtctttcaattatttattagttCTATTTAGACATATGGCCAAGTGTTTGGACGGGGGGATAGGGTTTATGCTAATAACTAGTGTCTAATccaaaagtttaattttatcttcttttttttgaaaaataaattcaattatgaaattaaaCTAACTAGACAAATATTCCTTACATCATCGACAATAATAATgcttaattcaaaaaaaaattaattaagtttaattttgtctttaatttagagacacaaataaaaaataataacaatcatatattcttttgtaaaaaaaagttttacactaacatttaatattatatatatatatatatatatatattgtcatagtatattgttaattttaagatgTAGTTATAAAAGTAGAATGAGAcagtaaaataaattgatttttatagagtaattgtACATACTCCTAATAGTTCATTTTATTCAATGTTGATTTTGAGATGGGGTGAATATCATCATTCGCAACTtttgttttggtgactggtAGTCGGATTAGTGAATTTCCTTTTGGTTGGGGTTTCAGTCAAGGATAACATATGCTCTCATTTCTATTTTTGTTAGCTACATAatgtttaaattcattttttgcaTCAATTAGAGTGAACTTTTTAGAGACTGTCAGgttgaatatgatgttgaaccTACAATATCACATTTGCAATTTGCTAATGACACactaattttttatgataaaatttaatctcATTTTATTTGATACGATGTCGAGGCTGAAAGTAAATTTCTATAAAAGTTTGTTGGTGTGAGTGAATATTATGATTTGATGAAGTAATTGTTGTGCTTAATTGTAAAGTGGGTTACATATCGTTTAGATATTTAGGTCTTTTTATTGGAGAAAATTGacatacatatttattttgaaatcaactgaatgataaaataagaattttactTTCCAGTTAAGATTATTGTAATCTCTCGATGGGTGGTTGTCATGTCCTCCTCAAAGTTGTCTTGTCTGCATCAccgatttatattattttcttattcaAGTCTTCGCCAGGTAATATTTCTCGAATTGaatcttttttaaagttatttatgtATAGGGTAGTGAGAAAGCCCGTAAAATTTATTGGGTGACGTGGGAAAATGGGTGTCTCGCGTGTGAAAAATGAGGGTAGAGGTGGGTAGATCGAGGGATTTTCATTTTgctttactaaaaaaatggggGTGTCGTTTGAAAATGGATCATAACAGACATtagtttaaaatgttgtttaataaatattatttggaGAGGCCTAATGTTGTTTAAAGGATCAATAGGAATTCTAGTTAGTGGAAAGATTTAGTGTGAGGAGGTTGAATTGGTTTTATACCAAACTGGCTAGAATGGTGGATAATGGTTGCGATATATCTTTTTGGCATGACCATTGATTGGAGCGAAAAGCATTGTGTGATAGATATAGCTGATTATTTAGTCTAGTGGTTGACCAATTTTTGTTGGTGGCAAAAGTATTTAGGTTTGTGTGGGGAGCTAAAGGGGATGTTTAGAAGTAGTAACAGCCCGACCTTTACTGTTATCGGTACTGTTAATCACAATTTTCTCGCGTCCCCCCTCCCTTTCCTCTCCATAAGAAATATCGAGTTTTTGCCTTCTTGAGAATCGAACTCGATACCTAAGGGATAAATACTACCGTCAATTTAATCTCACGGAAGACAAAAACTCGCAATTCAAACGAGACGTTTGGAATGAAAAGATGGTTTTGGACTCTATTTGGTTGTTGGAAACAATTGTTGTgcaataaaatttgataaatttgtgaATGTGGCAACACGATCATGAAGATGTTataactcatttttttctattatttaaataagtggtttctacatatattaaatttttctgtttgttttttgtttgtgatattattatttaagtgtGACATTATTTTGTTTGTCGGCTTGGTGCAACCTTATTTGTTTTCTCGTCTCGTTGTTGTGTTCGTTAGGTTCAGAATGACATAATTAACTTTGATCAATTATAGACAATTATCAGTTTTAGCTTTGTCAGCACCGTAAATCCgaatacataaatatttcaaacactttaagtttatcatatttatagatattttattgTCTTATGCTATTAATATGTATGTTGTAAGTTTgcttaatattaattattttttattttagcaattttaaatttgtattattctCGACTTTATTTAGATACTCTCTTCAtattaaaatacaaacaaaaaaatacttaaaaaactaatatatcttattaaaatatataattattcttcataatttaaatagtttatttcattttattatatgggctgggtaatttttttaaacaaacattcaattagatctcactatttaaatatatacaatatatgctttgagtaaaaaaatatagcatatttataatattattatttaaaaatacctacacaaatatttaaatgatgggatctatattctttttttataaaaatatgatggGATCTAATAAGATGTGTATGTGTAAAAGTATTTCATCTATTCATTAAgtgtattcaattttttttttttttttctgtttaaacaatattaattgTCTATTATAGAAAACAATATCAAGTGTTTTCTAATGTAAGATGCACCAAGTCACTaacaaaaattcattattattattattattattattattattattattattattattattattattattattattattatattaataataataataatgggtacaatattaaaaataacatttattacTCACGTTCTCTAATTACTTAAAGTCTTAAATAGtacctttttttgttgtttttttgttttttttaatttaataattgctCCCTGTGTATTCCTATAAGCAGTGAGGCAACACTACGGAAATCCAAACCATAAAAGTATATGTTAAACATTTTTTCAGTCTCTTCTCTTGCAAGCTATAAAATTTGTAGTACTTCCTAAGGACAATGTGTAGTTCATTCTATAGGTTTTGTTATTAATGTCAAAAAAGAAAGTTGAGGGCCACCAAGTAATGCATAAGAGGTAAGTTTGAGGGTCTGACcagacttaattttaattttgatggtAGGCTCATATATAACTCTGTAACCAGCTGGTTTAAGCTATTAGCAATAATGAACCAATGAATGTTGAATTTTGTGGCTCTAGACACTATAAGGTATACGTAGCTCAATGCCATTCATACATAACAAATTGCTCAATCAATCGGTTATACTATGTGGTCCAAAGCCTTCAGAAATCGAACATGACTGTTTTTATTATAAGAGTT from Cicer arietinum cultivar CDC Frontier isolate Library 1 chromosome 3, Cicar.CDCFrontier_v2.0, whole genome shotgun sequence encodes:
- the LOC101495752 gene encoding transcription factor bHLH48 — translated: MEQATVGLHGSIHDGTVLDSVQFDEEIQGIMVPAPAPENASSFTALLELPPTQAVELLHLPDCDGTASRRLPCCHVGVNQKPYLPNSSNGNLTLTFPTNAALIERAAKFSVFAGENSLGEARLFSVGSGANLESVKNEPQETDSNPCSTQECVSDPAVENKNQRTAKRKEPEKKAKGSAKKSKSVXXXXXGDGEKLPYVHVRVRRGQATDSHSLAERARREKINARMKLLQELVPGCDKISGTALVLDEIINHVQTLQRQVEILSMKLAAVNPRIDFNIDRLLAADGSSLMDINLPSMVSPLVWPEIPLNSNRQQYQQHCQFDAFHQPLWGREEDNHNFMTPENSLLSYDSSANSASLHSNQLKMEL